In a single window of the Streptomyces sp. HUAS ZL42 genome:
- a CDS encoding ribonuclease domain-containing protein — MRFPPRATRIGAAAALLSALLVGGTVSATTADAAATSVGSICYSDLPSQAYDTLDLIASNGPFPYSQDGSVFQNRERVLPTQPSGYYHEYTVKTPGSSTRGARRIVTGEEYREDYYTSDHYATFDLVDFGC; from the coding sequence ATGCGATTCCCCCCACGTGCAACACGCATCGGCGCCGCAGCCGCCCTCCTGTCCGCCCTCCTCGTGGGCGGCACCGTCTCCGCCACCACGGCGGACGCCGCCGCCACCTCGGTCGGCAGCATCTGCTACAGCGACCTGCCCTCCCAGGCGTACGACACACTCGACCTCATCGCGTCGAACGGGCCCTTCCCGTACTCCCAGGACGGCAGCGTCTTCCAGAACCGCGAACGCGTCCTGCCCACCCAACCTTCCGGCTACTACCACGAGTACACGGTGAAGACGCCGGGCTCCTCCACGCGCGGCGCACGCCGCATCGTCACCGGTGAGGAGTACCGGGAGGACTACTACACCTCCGACCACTACGCCACGTTCGATCTCGTCGACTTCGGCTGCTGA
- a CDS encoding alpha/beta hydrolase, whose translation MPISLRMQARGVQLLLGGMIARVHKDLRFTDIPKRTESLRVETGAGPVTCTVYRPPATTEAPAPVYVNFHGGGFVVGRPEQDDHICRYIAATAGCVVINVDYAVAPQRPYPVPVTQAYDVTAWVAENGRANDWDGSRLAVGGHSAGANLTAAVCRTARDRGTFSPRLQILDYAPLDQLADPATKLSPIAKPLLAPHLMRVFTAAYVPDPADRAHPLVSPGLADDLAGLAPALVITAEHDRLRAEGDAYAKALEAAGVPVTHRVFEGVDHYFTHTGPVPDAKEAIELMATTLRTALGA comes from the coding sequence ATGCCGATCAGCCTCAGAATGCAAGCGAGGGGCGTCCAGCTGCTGCTCGGCGGAATGATCGCTCGTGTACACAAGGACCTGCGCTTCACCGACATCCCCAAGCGCACCGAGTCCCTTCGGGTGGAGACCGGCGCCGGACCGGTGACCTGCACCGTCTATCGCCCGCCGGCCACCACCGAGGCCCCCGCCCCCGTGTACGTCAACTTCCACGGCGGCGGCTTCGTCGTCGGCCGCCCCGAGCAGGACGACCACATCTGCCGCTACATAGCCGCCACAGCCGGCTGCGTCGTGATCAACGTGGACTACGCCGTGGCCCCGCAGCGGCCGTACCCGGTACCCGTCACCCAGGCGTACGACGTCACCGCGTGGGTCGCCGAGAACGGCCGGGCCAACGACTGGGACGGCTCACGACTCGCCGTGGGCGGACACAGCGCGGGGGCCAACCTCACCGCCGCGGTCTGTCGCACGGCCCGGGACCGCGGCACCTTCTCTCCCCGGCTCCAGATACTCGACTACGCGCCACTCGACCAGCTCGCCGATCCCGCCACCAAGCTCTCCCCCATCGCCAAGCCGCTCCTCGCCCCCCACCTCATGCGCGTCTTCACGGCCGCCTACGTACCTGACCCCGCCGACCGCGCCCACCCCCTCGTCTCCCCCGGACTGGCCGACGACCTCGCCGGGCTGGCGCCCGCCCTCGTCATCACCGCGGAGCACGACCGCCTGCGCGCCGAGGGCGACGCCTACGCCAAGGCCCTGGAGGCCGCGGGAGTCCCGGTCACCCACCGCGTCTTCGAGGGCGTCGACCACTACTTCACCCACACCGGACCGGTGCCGGACGCGAAGGAAGCGATCGAGCTGATGGCCACCACCCTGCGCACCGCACTCGGCGCCTGA
- a CDS encoding dihydrofolate reductase family protein codes for MGKLVHNIFVTLDGVYQAPGGPQEDRRDGFEQGGWSFPYSDEDFGRFISELFDRAGAFLLGRRTYDIFAAYWPKVTDPANPVASRLNSLPKYVASATLDRPEWSGTTVISGDLDKEVTGLKERTDGELQLHGSGALARSLLALDLIDTIHLHTFPVVLGAGRRLFAEGALPTAFKHTGGLITSTGISIQSYDLAGRPEYGSYELPETE; via the coding sequence ATGGGCAAGCTCGTCCACAACATCTTCGTCACCCTCGACGGCGTCTACCAGGCACCCGGCGGCCCCCAGGAGGACCGCAGGGACGGCTTCGAGCAGGGCGGCTGGAGCTTTCCGTACAGCGACGAGGACTTCGGCCGGTTCATCTCGGAGCTCTTCGACCGCGCGGGCGCGTTCCTCCTCGGCCGCCGCACGTACGACATCTTCGCGGCGTACTGGCCGAAGGTGACCGATCCCGCCAACCCGGTCGCCTCCCGGCTCAATTCCCTGCCGAAGTACGTGGCCTCGGCCACCCTCGACCGGCCGGAGTGGTCCGGCACCACCGTGATCAGCGGCGACCTGGACAAGGAGGTCACCGGCCTGAAGGAGCGCACCGACGGCGAGCTCCAGCTGCACGGCAGCGGCGCCCTCGCCCGCTCCCTGCTGGCGCTCGACCTGATCGACACCATCCACCTGCACACCTTCCCGGTGGTGCTCGGCGCGGGGCGCCGCCTCTTCGCGGAGGGCGCGCTGCCCACTGCCTTCAAGCACACCGGCGGCCTCATCACCTCCACGGGCATCTCCATCCAGTCGTACGACCTGGCGGGCCGCCCGGAGTACGGCTCGTACGAACTCCCCGAAACGGAGTGA
- the alc gene encoding allantoicase has product MTAQQQSPSAPFTGDANPYGGGDPYADYRTADFPFTRYANLADRQLGAGVVAANDEFFAQRENLLVPGRAEFDPEHFGHKGKVMDGWETRRRRGTSADQPWPTAEDHDWALVRLGAPGVIRGIVVDTAHFRGNYPQAVSIEGTSVPGSPSPGELLGDDVKWTTLVPRTAVGGHAANGFPVSLEQRFTHLRVNQHPDGGIARLRVYGEVVADPAWLEALGTFDVVALENGGQAEDASNLFYSPATNTIQPGRSRKMDDGWETRRRRDQGNDWIRYRLVAQSRIRAIEIDTAYLKGNAAGWASVSVKDGADGAWTEILPRTRLQPDTNHRFVLPTSAVGTHARVDIFPDGGISRLRLYGSLTEEGASRLAARHQELGG; this is encoded by the coding sequence GTGACGGCGCAGCAGCAATCCCCTTCGGCTCCCTTCACCGGCGACGCGAACCCCTACGGAGGCGGTGACCCGTACGCGGACTACCGCACCGCCGACTTCCCCTTCACCCGGTACGCCAACCTCGCCGACCGGCAGCTCGGCGCGGGGGTCGTCGCCGCCAACGACGAGTTCTTCGCCCAGCGCGAGAACCTGCTGGTGCCCGGCCGAGCCGAGTTCGACCCCGAGCACTTCGGGCACAAGGGCAAGGTCATGGACGGCTGGGAGACGCGCCGCCGCCGCGGGACCTCGGCCGACCAGCCCTGGCCCACGGCCGAGGACCACGACTGGGCGCTGGTACGTCTGGGCGCGCCCGGCGTGATCCGCGGCATCGTCGTCGACACGGCCCACTTCCGCGGCAACTACCCGCAGGCGGTGTCGATCGAGGGGACCTCCGTGCCGGGCTCCCCGTCGCCCGGCGAGCTCCTCGGGGACGACGTGAAGTGGACGACGCTGGTGCCGCGCACGGCGGTCGGCGGCCATGCGGCGAACGGTTTCCCCGTCTCGCTGGAACAGCGCTTCACCCACCTGCGCGTCAACCAGCACCCCGACGGCGGAATCGCGCGCCTGCGGGTGTACGGCGAGGTGGTTGCGGACCCGGCATGGCTGGAGGCCCTCGGCACCTTCGACGTGGTCGCCCTGGAGAACGGCGGCCAGGCGGAGGACGCCTCCAACCTCTTCTACTCCCCGGCCACGAACACCATCCAGCCCGGCCGCTCCCGCAAGATGGACGACGGCTGGGAGACACGCCGCCGCCGGGACCAGGGCAACGACTGGATCCGCTACCGGCTGGTGGCGCAGTCCCGGATCCGCGCGATCGAGATCGACACGGCGTACCTGAAGGGCAACGCGGCCGGGTGGGCGTCGGTGTCCGTCAAGGACGGCGCGGACGGCGCGTGGACGGAGATCCTCCCGCGCACCCGCCTCCAGCCCGACACCAACCACCGCTTCGTACTGCCGACTTCGGCGGTCGGCACGCACGCGCGCGTGGACATCTTCCCCGACGGCGGCATCTCGCGTCTGCGGCTGTACGGCTCGCTGACGGAGGAGGGCGCGAGTCGCCTGGCCGCACGGCACCAGGAGCTGGGCGGCTGA
- the allB gene encoding allantoinase AllB — protein MSDAELVLRSTRVITPEGTRAASVAVSAGKITAVLPYDAPPPAAARLEDLGDDVLLPGLVDTHVHVNDPGRTEWEGFWTATRAAAAGGITTLVDMPLNSLPPTTTVENLRTKQKVAADKAHIDVGFWGGALPDNVEDLRPLHAAGVFGFKAFLSPSGVDEFPHLDQERLARSLAEIASFDGLLIVHAEDPHHLDAAPQQGGPKYADFLASRPRGAEDTAIASLIERAKRLQARVHVLHLSSSDALPLIAAARADGVRITVETCPHYLTLTAEEVPDGASEFKCCPPIREAANQDLLWQALADGTIDCVVTDHSPSTADLKTDDFATAWGGISGLQLSLAAVWTEARKRGHGLEDVVRWMSTRTAQLVGLDDRKGAIAPGRDADFAVLAPDATFTVDPAALQHRNRVTAYAGRTLYGVVKSTWLRGERIVADGAFTEPKGELLTRNP, from the coding sequence GTGTCCGACGCAGAACTGGTGCTTCGCTCGACACGCGTCATCACCCCGGAGGGGACACGCGCCGCATCGGTCGCCGTCTCCGCCGGGAAGATCACAGCCGTTCTGCCGTACGACGCGCCCCCTCCCGCCGCCGCACGCCTGGAGGACCTCGGCGACGACGTCCTGCTGCCCGGCCTCGTCGACACCCACGTGCACGTCAACGACCCGGGCCGCACCGAGTGGGAGGGCTTCTGGACCGCCACGCGCGCCGCGGCGGCCGGCGGCATCACCACCCTGGTCGACATGCCCCTCAACTCGCTCCCGCCGACCACGACGGTGGAGAACCTCCGTACGAAGCAGAAGGTGGCCGCCGACAAGGCGCACATCGACGTCGGCTTCTGGGGCGGCGCCCTGCCCGACAACGTAGAGGACCTGCGCCCGCTGCACGCGGCCGGGGTCTTCGGCTTCAAGGCCTTCCTGTCGCCGTCCGGGGTGGACGAGTTCCCGCACCTCGACCAGGAGCGGCTCGCCCGGTCGCTGGCCGAGATCGCCTCCTTCGACGGCCTGCTGATCGTGCATGCCGAGGATCCGCACCACCTCGACGCCGCCCCGCAGCAGGGTGGCCCGAAGTACGCCGACTTCCTGGCCTCCCGTCCCCGTGGCGCCGAGGACACGGCGATCGCGAGCCTGATCGAACGGGCGAAGCGCCTCCAAGCGCGCGTGCACGTGCTCCACCTGTCGTCGAGCGACGCGCTGCCGCTGATCGCGGCGGCCAGGGCGGACGGTGTGCGGATCACCGTCGAGACCTGCCCCCACTATCTGACCCTGACCGCCGAGGAGGTCCCCGACGGCGCCAGCGAGTTCAAGTGCTGCCCGCCCATCCGTGAGGCCGCCAACCAGGACCTGCTGTGGCAGGCGCTGGCGGACGGCACGATCGACTGCGTGGTGACCGACCACTCGCCGTCGACCGCCGACCTGAAGACCGACGACTTCGCCACCGCCTGGGGCGGCATATCCGGCCTCCAGCTGAGCCTGGCGGCGGTCTGGACCGAGGCCCGCAAGCGGGGACACGGCCTGGAGGACGTGGTCCGCTGGATGTCGACGCGCACGGCACAGCTGGTGGGGCTCGACGATCGCAAGGGCGCCATCGCGCCGGGCCGCGACGCCGACTTCGCGGTCCTCGCACCCGACGCGACGTTCACGGTCGACCCGGCGGCCCTCCAGCACCGCAACCGGGTCACGGCGTACGCGGGCAGGACCCTGTACGGCGTCGTGAAGTCCACCTGGCTGCGTGGCGAACGCATCGTGGCCGACGGCGCGTTCACCGAACCGAAGGGCGAACTCCTCACCCGGAACCCCTGA